The proteins below are encoded in one region of Longimicrobium sp.:
- a CDS encoding DUF2188 domain-containing protein, giving the protein MAKRKAPPEPLFDEADLDPNAPRLYISRNGVGWELRSAEDAILGVHDSQSTAIDAAREMSKAHFSEILVEGSTGRFVWQLDQRPEWLEIVARLGPGGFRTWYQDDE; this is encoded by the coding sequence ATGGCGAAGCGAAAGGCTCCACCGGAACCCTTGTTCGACGAGGCGGACCTGGACCCGAATGCCCCGCGGCTCTACATCAGCCGCAACGGGGTGGGCTGGGAGCTCCGGTCCGCCGAGGACGCGATTCTGGGCGTACACGATTCCCAGTCGACCGCGATCGATGCCGCGCGTGAGATGTCGAAGGCTCACTTCTCCGAGATCCTGGTCGAAGGCTCAACCGGCAGGTTCGTTTGGCAACTGGACCAGCGTCCGGAGTGGCTCGAAATCGTGGCGCGGCTTGGCCCCGGCGGATTCAGGACATGGTATCAGGATGACGAGTAG
- a CDS encoding Glu/Leu/Phe/Val dehydrogenase has translation MELFSLMGEHDHEQVVFCQEPSCGYKGIIAIHNTVLGPALGGTRYWNYNNDQEAYIDSLRLSRGMTYKASVAGLNLGGGKSVILGDPRSTNREEIFRAHGRFVETLKGRYITAEDVGTSVDDMEFVAMETEHVTGRAQTSGDPSPVTAYGVYRGIKAAAMAKYGSDSLSGKRVTVQGVGHVGYYLCQNLASEGARLVVTDIDQERVQRIVHEFGAEAVAPDAIYGVEADIYAPSALGATVNDDTLPLLKVDIVAGAANNVLAEARHGDDLHARGILYAPDYVINAGGLINVYGELNGWTAERSMRKAGDIYTTLLRIFELSENAGLPTYVAADRIAEERIAAVGKIQQTWV, from the coding sequence ATGGAACTCTTTTCGCTGATGGGCGAGCACGACCACGAGCAGGTGGTGTTCTGCCAGGAGCCTTCGTGCGGCTACAAGGGGATCATCGCGATCCACAACACGGTGCTCGGCCCCGCGCTGGGTGGCACGCGGTACTGGAACTACAACAACGACCAGGAAGCGTACATCGATTCCCTGCGCCTGTCGCGCGGCATGACGTACAAGGCCTCCGTGGCCGGGCTCAACCTGGGCGGCGGCAAGTCGGTGATCCTGGGCGACCCGCGCAGCACCAACCGCGAGGAGATCTTCCGCGCGCACGGCCGCTTCGTGGAAACGCTCAAGGGGCGCTACATCACGGCCGAGGACGTGGGCACGTCGGTGGACGACATGGAGTTCGTGGCTATGGAGACGGAACACGTCACCGGCCGCGCGCAGACGTCGGGTGACCCGTCGCCCGTCACCGCGTACGGCGTGTACCGCGGCATCAAGGCGGCGGCCATGGCCAAGTACGGCTCCGACAGCCTGAGCGGCAAGCGGGTGACGGTGCAGGGCGTGGGGCACGTGGGCTACTACCTGTGCCAGAACCTGGCGTCGGAAGGCGCCCGCCTGGTGGTGACCGACATCGACCAGGAGCGGGTGCAGCGCATCGTGCACGAGTTCGGCGCCGAGGCGGTGGCGCCCGACGCCATCTACGGCGTCGAGGCCGACATCTACGCGCCCAGCGCGCTGGGCGCCACCGTGAACGACGACACCCTCCCGCTGCTGAAGGTGGACATCGTCGCGGGCGCCGCCAACAACGTGCTCGCCGAGGCCCGCCATGGCGATGACCTGCACGCCCGCGGCATCCTGTACGCGCCCGACTACGTGATCAACGCCGGTGGCCTGATCAACGTGTACGGAGAGCTGAACGGGTGGACGGCCGAGCGCTCCATGCGCAAGGCTGGCGACATCTACACCACCCTGCTGCGCATCTTCGAGCTGTCGGAGAACGCGGGGCTCCCCACCTACGTGGCCGCCGACCGCATCGCGGAAGAGCGCATCGCGGCCGTGGGCAAGATCCAGCAGACCTGGGTCTGA
- a CDS encoding acyl-CoA dehydrogenase family protein, translating to MTEEQQQIRDLAREFAEGELKPHAEEWDREAHFPRGVVQKLGELGFLGMLLPEQYEGLGMDTATYLIALEEIARGDASVAVAMSVHNSLPTQMILAHGTDAQKERWLMPMARGEWLGAFSLSEPDAGSDAARMAAQARRVDGGWVLNGAKAWVTNGGFGDVVVAMARTDTPDDRRGAKGIGAFIIPTDAEGYIVGKKEDKMGQRASETVGIAFRDLFVPDDQVLGDPSLGFIYALQGLDGGRMGIAAVATGIAQAALEHAVRYADERKQFGTPIRAFQGMQFKLANMAMRVEAARSLVMRAAAAKDAGRPEAKLSSMAKLFASEAAMYVTTEAVQVFGGYGYVKEYPVERLFRDAKVTEIYEGTSEIQRTVIARALYR from the coding sequence CCGCGAGGCGCACTTTCCCCGCGGGGTCGTGCAGAAGCTGGGCGAGCTGGGCTTTCTGGGAATGCTGCTTCCGGAGCAGTACGAGGGGCTGGGGATGGACACGGCCACGTACCTGATCGCCCTGGAGGAGATCGCCCGGGGCGACGCCTCGGTGGCCGTGGCCATGAGCGTGCACAACTCGCTGCCCACGCAGATGATCCTGGCGCACGGCACCGACGCGCAGAAGGAGCGCTGGCTGATGCCGATGGCGCGCGGCGAGTGGCTGGGCGCGTTCTCGCTCTCCGAGCCCGACGCGGGCTCCGATGCCGCGCGGATGGCGGCGCAGGCACGCCGCGTGGACGGCGGCTGGGTGCTGAACGGCGCCAAGGCGTGGGTGACCAACGGCGGCTTCGGCGACGTGGTGGTGGCCATGGCCCGCACCGACACGCCCGACGACCGGCGCGGGGCCAAGGGCATCGGCGCCTTCATCATCCCGACGGACGCGGAGGGTTACATCGTCGGGAAGAAGGAAGACAAGATGGGGCAGCGCGCCTCCGAAACGGTGGGCATCGCCTTCCGCGACCTGTTCGTGCCCGACGACCAGGTGCTGGGCGACCCGTCGCTCGGGTTCATCTACGCGCTGCAGGGGCTGGACGGGGGACGGATGGGCATCGCCGCCGTGGCCACGGGAATCGCGCAGGCCGCGCTGGAGCACGCCGTGCGCTACGCCGACGAGCGCAAGCAGTTCGGCACCCCCATCCGGGCCTTCCAGGGGATGCAGTTCAAGCTGGCGAACATGGCTATGCGCGTGGAGGCCGCCCGTTCGCTGGTCATGCGCGCCGCCGCCGCCAAGGACGCGGGGAGGCCCGAGGCGAAGCTGTCGTCGATGGCCAAGCTGTTCGCCTCCGAAGCCGCCATGTACGTGACCACCGAGGCCGTGCAGGTGTTCGGCGGATACGGCTACGTGAAGGAATACCCGGTGGAGCGGCTGTTCCGCGACGCCAAGGTGACGGAGATCTACGAGGGAACGAGCGAAATTCAGCGGACGGTGATCGCTCGCGCGCTGTACCGGTAG